From the Leptospira sp. WS60.C2 genome, one window contains:
- a CDS encoding peptidylprolyl isomerase, whose amino-acid sequence MSTLRAVIKTNKGEIRIDLFPDKTPNTVANFVNLAQRNFYNGLKFHRVIADFMIQGGCPLGTGTGGPGYKFRDEFDSSLKHNKPGILSMANAGPATNGSQFFITHVPTPWLDGKHSVFGAVVDASDQEVVNAIRQGDTIETITVEGDPSGVFAVAKPYLDEWNQVLDSRK is encoded by the coding sequence ATGAGTACATTACGCGCTGTTATCAAAACCAATAAAGGTGAAATCCGTATTGATCTGTTTCCAGACAAAACGCCTAATACCGTAGCCAATTTTGTGAACCTTGCCCAAAGGAATTTTTACAATGGCTTAAAATTCCACCGTGTCATCGCTGATTTTATGATCCAAGGTGGTTGCCCCCTAGGGACAGGCACAGGAGGACCAGGTTATAAGTTCCGAGATGAATTTGATTCTAGTCTCAAACATAACAAACCAGGGATCCTTTCTATGGCAAATGCGGGACCTGCAACCAACGGAAGTCAATTTTTTATTACCCATGTTCCCACACCATGGCTCGATGGAAAACATTCCGTATTTGGTGCAGTGGTAGATGCATCAGACCAAGAAGTTGTGAACGCAATCCGTCAAGGTGATACCATTGAAACCATCACCGTTGAAGGAGATCCTTCTGGGGTGTTTGCAGTGGCAAAACCATATTTGGATGAGTGGAACCAAGTTTTAGATTCTAGAAAATAA